From the genome of Penaeus monodon isolate SGIC_2016 chromosome 16, NSTDA_Pmon_1, whole genome shotgun sequence, one region includes:
- the LOC119582897 gene encoding uncharacterized protein LOC119582897 has translation MGDISPPARHSCRRMPPKGQDTLTALICRKLRESGQDDEFLQSVMAALYELREELSRCPSRKASVKLVRRTLSRAIAEGRRDQDTVRGTQDDLRARPEELVPTIDQLLEEEFEEEQKTEEAKGEEAQEEILAEGGLECGEDVPDHKGTTGTRPQKDDHEASGEKQLTEDSNDAPSSILMKENNICDGKGGNTQDTAILNGVQIERVFPEKGRPFSHFYGDEDREIMSVRLVIEKNKYALYKLEGETSTKLGVFHADHMTKLKNGFKVKLDTQMTTDELDGGKRLRKGRKRNRDASLVILTVPEEQQRECMNVLSKMKKTLPGIFFG, from the exons ATGGGTGACATCTCTCCCCCCGCCAGACACTCCTGCCGCAGGATGCCGCCGAAAGGCCAGGACACGCTCACGGCCCTCATCTGCCGGAAACTACGGGAGAGCGGCCAGGACGACGAGTTCCTGCAGAGCGTGATGGCCGCCCTGTACGAGCTGAGGGAGGAGCTGAGCAGGTGTCCCTCCCGCAAGGCATCCGTCAAGCTCGTCCGCCGCACGCTGTCGAGGGCCATcgccgaggggaggagggaccaGGACACGGTGAGGGGCACGCAGGACGACCTCCGAGCGAGGCCGGAGGAACTCGTTCCCACGATCGACCAGCTGCTGGAGGAGGAGTTCGAGGAAGAGCAGAAAACGGAGGAAGCCAAGGGAGAAGAGGCGCAGGAAGAAATTTTGGCAGAAGGCGGACTCGAGTGCGGAGAGGACGTTCCCGACCACAAGGGAACGACAGGAACACGACCTCAGAAAGACGACCACGAGGCATCGGGGGAAAAGCAACTGACAGAAGACAGTAACGACGCTCCTTCTTCGATTCTtatgaaggaaaataatatttGCGACGGGAAAG GAGGAAACACCCAGGACACGGCGATTCTCAACGGGGTACAGATCGAAAGGGTTTTCCCTGAGAAAGGACGCCCGTTTTCACACTTTTAcggagacgaagacagagagatCATGTCCGTTAGACTTGTTATAGAGAAGA ACAAGTACGCTCTCTACAAACTAGAAGGCGAAACGTCCACAAAACTGGGAGTGTTCCACGCTGATCACATGACGAAGCTCAAGAACGGCTTCAAAGTGAAACTGGACACCCAAATGACCACAGATGAACTGGATGGAGGCAAGCGactcaggaagggaaggaagaggaacagagacgCGTCTTTGGTGATCCTGACCGTTCCGGAGGAGCAGCAGAGGGAGTGCATGAACGTCTTATCTAAG atgAAAAAAACACTCCCTGGAATCTTCTTTGGATAA
- the LOC119582896 gene encoding uncharacterized protein LOC119582896, giving the protein MGDISPPARHSCRRMPPKGQDTLTALICRKLRESGQDDEFLQSVMAALYELREELSRCPSRKASVKLVRRTLSRAIAEGRRDQDTARDTHDDLRARPEELVPTIDQLLEEELKGEEEFEKEQKTEEAKGEEAQDEILAEGGLECGEDVPDHKRTTGTRPQKDDHEASGEKQLIEDSNDAPSSILMKENNVCDGKGGNTQETAILHGVQIERVFPEKGRPFSHFYGDEDREIMSVRLVIEKNKCALYKLEGETSTKLGVFHADHMTKLKNGFKVKLDTQMTTDELDGGKRLRKGRKRNRDASLVILTVPEEQQRECMNVLSKMRKTLPGILFG; this is encoded by the exons ATGGGTGACATCTCTCCCCCCGCCAGACACTCCTGCCGCAGGATGCCGCCGAAAGGCCAGGACACGCTCACGGCCCTCATCTGCCGGAAACTACGGGAGAGCGGCCAGGACGACGAGTTCCTGCAGAGTGTGATGGCCGCCCTGTACGAGCTGAGGGAGGAGCTGAGCAGGTGTCCCTCCCGCAAGGCATCCGTCAAGCTCGTCCGCCGCACGCTGTCGAGGGCCATcgccgaggggaggagggaccaGGACACGGCGAGGGACACGCACGACGACCTACGAGCGAGGCCGGAGGAACTCGTTCCCACGATCGACCAGCTGTTGGAGGAGGAgctcaagggggaggaggagtttgAGAAAGAGCAGAAAACGGAGGAAGCCAAGGGAGAAGAGGCGCAGGATGAAATTTTGGCAGAAGGCGGACTCGAGTGCGGAGAAGACGTTCCTGACCACAAGAGAACGACAGGAACACGACCTCAGAAAGACGACCACGAGGCATCGGGGGAAAAGCAACTGATAGAAGACAGTAACGACGCTCCTTCTTCGATTCTTATGAAGGAAAATAATGTTTGCGACGGGAAAG GAGGAAACACCCAGGAGACGGCGATTCTCCACGGGGTACAGATCGAAAGGGTTTTCCCTGAGAAAGGACGCCCGTTTTCACACTTTTACGGAGACGAAGACCGAGAGATCATGTCCGTTAGACTTGTTATAGAGAAGA ACAAGTGCGCTCTCTACAAACTAGAAGGCGAAACGTCCACAAAACTGGGAGTGTTCCACGCTGACCACATGACGAAGCTCAAGAACGGCTTCAAAGTGAAACTGGACACCCAAATGACCACAGATGAACTGGATGGAGGCAAGCGactcaggaagggaaggaaaaggaacagagaCGCGTCTTTGGTGATCCTGACCGTTCCGGAGGAGCAGCAGAGGGAGTGCATGAACGTCTTATCTAAG atgAGAAAAACACTCCCTGGAATCCTCTTTGGATAA
- the LOC119583088 gene encoding uncharacterized protein LOC119583088 — protein sequence MTQSHDIKWHVPIKLRTCLITPPKCVYKTSWSTSVVVEQAALPTNVLDKRGARTARPATPHQPLAFRTAVSADMGDISSPARHSCRRMPPKGQDTLTALICRKLRESGQDVVAALYDLREELSRCPSRKASVKLVRRTLSRAIAEGRRDQDTARDTQDDLRARPEELVPTIDQLLKEELKGEEEFEKEQKTEEAKGEEAQEEILAEGGLECGEDVPDHKRTTGTRPQKDDHEASEEKQLTEDSNDAPSSILMKENNICDGKGGNTQETAILNGVQIERVFPEKGRPFSHFYGDEDREIMSVRLVIEKNKCALYKVEGETSTKLGVFHADHMTKLKKRLQSETGHPNDHR from the exons ATGACTCAGTCAcatgatataaa gTGGCACGTTCCGATCAAGTTGAGGACGTGCCTGATAACGCCACCGAAGTGTGTATATAAGACCTCTTGGAGCACATCTGTGGTAGTCGAGCAAGCAGCACTTCCAACGAACGTCCTGGATAAGCGAGGCGCACGAACCGCACGTCCAGCGACTCCCCACCAGCCACTTGCCTTCCGCACCGCCGTCAGTGCAGACATGGGTGACATCTCTTCCCCCGCCAGACACTCCTGCCGCAGGATGCCGCCGAAAGGCCAGGACACGCTCACGGCCCTCATCTGCCGGAAACTACGGGAGAGCGGCCAGGACGTGGTGGCCGCCTTGTACGACCTGAGGGAGGAGCTGAGCAGGTGTCCCTCCCGCAAGGCATCCGTCAAGCTCGTCCGCCGCACGCTGTCGAGGGCCATcgccgaggggaggagggaccaGGACACGGCGAGGGACACGCAGGACGACCTACGAGCGAGGCCGGAGGAACTCGTCCCCACGATTGACCAGCTGTTGAAGGAGGAgctcaagggggaggaggagttcgAGAAAGAGCAGAAAACGGAGGAAGCCAAGGGAGAAGAGGCGCAGGAAGAAATTTTGGCAGAAGGCGGACTCGAGTGCGGAGAGGACGTTCCTGACCACAAGAGAACGACAGGAACACGACCTCAGAAAGACGACCACGAGGCATCGGAGGAAAAGCAACTGACAGAAGACAGTAACGACGCTCCTTCTTCGATTCTtatgaaggaaaataatatttGCGACGGGAAAG GAGGAAACACCCAGGAGACGGCGATTCTCAACGGGGTACAGATCGAAAGGGTTTTCCCTGAGAAAGGACGCCCGTTTTCACACTTTTACGGAGACGAAGACCGAGAGATCATGTCCGTTAGACTTGTTATAGAGAAGA ACAAGTGCGCTCTCTACAAAGTAGAAGGCGAAACGTCCACAAAACTGGGAGTGTTCCACGCTGACCACATGACGAAGCTCAAGAAAAGGCTTCAAAGTGAAACTGGACACCCAAATGACCACAGATGA